Genomic segment of Sodaliphilus pleomorphus:
CTCGTTTTCATACACTTGCACCCACACCTTGTAGGCATGTCGGTACTCAAAGTAGGAAATGCTGTCGACCGTCTGGCCGGCAACAGCTTGCAAGTCGGCAGGGGTGAACTTGGCTGCGGCATAGAAAGTCGCGTAGCCTTCGGGATCGTCGGCCCTGCCGCTCATGCCGTTGTAGTCGCTTCCGTCGTGCCATTTGAGCTCGATGGGGGCTGCCGGGGCACACCAGCCCAGGCTCACCTGCGAGAGATTGCTGGTGGCTGTCAACGAGTGCGGCGCACCGTTCTGTGCCACGACGGGCCCAGCTGTGAGGGCTGCCGCGCACAATGCCACTCGAGAGAGTAATGATTTCTTCAGCATACTCAGATTCTTGTTTTTAGGATTAATTTAATAATGTTTGTTTGATAGTTTTTGTCTGTCGTTATGTGCAAAGTTAATGTTTTTATGTCGAATTTTATAAATGATTGTGAGTTTTTTGACTGTCTTGTGTGGCAGGTTGTCTTCGCTTTTTGGTTTTTCAGCCGAAAATGTATTAATTTTGTTAGTCCCTTTGGGTGAAAAAAGTGATGACCGAGATTGCAGGACATAGGGTCGACGCATCGATGTGGAGCTATATTGCCCGCCATGCCGGCGACGATGCCTTGAAGCTCATGCTCAGGCAGGAGCCGGGGCTGAGCTTCGACAAGCGCTTTGCCGTGTTGCAGGTGGAGTGCCGCCACAAGCTGCGCCGCAAGATACCTGAGCTGCTGGCCCACGAGCGCTTCCTGTTTCCCAAGGCTGTGAGTGCCGAGCAGTGCACCCACCAGGAGGTGGCCAAGCTGCATGCCTCGCTCTTCGACTCGGCCCACACAGTGCTCGACCTGACTATGGGCCTGGGGGTCGACGACTACTACATTGCCAGTCGTGTGCGTGCGCTCACTGCCGTTGAACTCGACCCCGAGATTGCCGCGGTGGGTCAGTACAACTTTGGCTTTCTCAACCCCAACGTGAAGGTGCTGCATGCCGACTCGGTGCAATTGCTCAAGTCGATGCTGCCACAAGAGCACTACGATGCTATCTTTGTCGACCCGGCGCGGCGCGGGCAGGACGGCCGCCGGCTCTACGGCTTGTCGCAGTGCCAACCCGATGTGCTCGCCATCATGCCGCTCATTGCGCGTCACTGCCGCCGGCTTGTGATCAAGGCCTCGCCCATGCTCGACATCTCGCAGTCGAGAGCCGACTTGGGCGCGCCGCTGGCGCAGGTGTGGGCCGTGAGTGTGAAAAACGAGTGCAAGGAGTTGCTGTTTGTGCTTGATTTCGACAGCCAGCCAGCCGGCATTGTGCTGCATGCCCTCAACTACGACGACGGCTGGCACGATTTTGCAACAACTGCTGCCGGCGGTGCCGCCCATGATGCGGCCCCTGGTGTGCCCGTTGCCGGCGGCTTCCTCTATGAGCCTCATGCCAGTGTGATGAAGCTGGGCTGCCACGCCGCTGTGCAGGCCGCCACTGGCACTGCGCAGCTGGCGCCCAACTCTCATCTCTATGCCGGCGACAGGCTTGTGCGCGATTTTCCTGGCCGCAAGTTCGTCGTCAAGGAGGTGATACCCTTCAACGGCCGGCAGTTGAAGCAGCTGGGCAAACGCTGTGAACGCCTCAACATTGCCACGCGCAATTTCAGGCTCACGCCCGAGGCGTTGAAGAAGCGTCTCAAGGTGGGCGACGGCGGCAACGACTACCTCTTTGCCACCACCCTTGCCGATGGCAGCGCAGTGCTGCTGCTATGTGAAAAAATTTAGAACCACTTGATGCGGCGGAACAGGAAGAATGCTCCCACCGAGAACAAAACGCACAGCGCAGCAATGAAGGTGAAGGCCCACGCGCGGTGCTCAAAGGGCAGAGCCACGTTCATGCCATAGAGCGAGGCAATGAATGTGGGCAGCATCAGGATGATCGAGGTGCTGGTCATGCGCTTCATGATCACGTTCAAGTTGTTGGAAATAATCGAGGCAAAAGCATCCATGGTGCCGCTCAAGATGTCGCTGTACACCTTCACGGTGTTGAGTGCCTGCTGCAGCTCGATGTCGACGTCTTCGATCATGTCCTTGTCGATGAGACCCGAGTTCTGGAAGAGCGTGCGCAGTCGCACCAGCAGGGTCATGTTGCCCCTTATCGAGGTGTTGAAGTACACCAGGCTCTTCTGCAGGTTGCGCAGTCGCAGCAGGTCCTCGTTGTGCATGCTCTGCTCGAGTCCGTCCTCGGCATTGTTGATGTCGATATTGATGATTTTCAGGTATTTCAGGAACCATACCGCCGACGACAGGATGAGGCGCATGATGAGCACGAGCTTGTTGGGAATCTCGATGTTTTTGGCACTGTTGTACTTGATGAAATCGTTGACCACGATGTTCTTGTAGTAGCACAGCACAATCACCAGGTCGCCATTGGTGATCACACCCACAGGGATGGTGTTGAACGGGATGTCGTCGTCGCTCGTCTGCCGGGGCACTCGCAACACAGTGAGCAGCCAGTCGCCGTCGATCTCGGTGCGCGGTCGCTCGTCGGCATCGCTGATGTCGGTGATAAATGACTCGGGCACATCGAGATTGCGCAGATAATCGAGCTCGTCCTGGTCAGGACAGGAAATGTTCACCCAGCAACCAGGTTTCCACTGGTCGCACTTTGTGAAATTCTTTCCAAATAGTAAGAATTCTTTCATTGTGTTATGCCTCCTCCTTCTATGTTTGCGTCAATATCGCCGAGGCACAAGCCACAATGCATAGAGTGGGGTTTATGCCTCTATATCAACAGGTTGTTTACTATCTAGCGGTACGCTATCGTCCATGTTCTGTGTTTCGTTTTGATTATTATACGCAAAGTTACTGCAATATCTCGTGGGCAGACGAATTTTTGTGTAAAAAATTTGTTTATTTTGTTAAGAAATATTAACTTTGCATAAAATCCTTAGTTAGCAATGAAACGACGAGTCGACTATATGATTCCTATACTGGCTTCGGTGGCTATTGTGGCCATTGTGGCAGTGATGGCTGCAGGCTGTCGCCTGCAGCAAGGCGAGAAGCCACAGGTGGTGGTGAGCATTGCCCCGCAACGGTACCTGCTGGAGAAGATAGCAGGCAACAAGGTCGATGTGTTGTGCCTGCTCGAGGAGCAGAGCAACCCTGAGAACTATGAGCCCAAGACTTCCGACATGATGAAGCTTGAGCGGGCGCAGGCCTATTTCACGATTGGCAACATAGGCTATGAGTCGGCTATCGTGGGCAAGGTGAGAAACAACAATCCGCAATTGTGCATTTTCGACACCAGTGCGGGCATCAAGCTGTTGCGTGGGCAGGATGCCGACGATGGCGAGTATGACCCCCACGTGTGGACCTCGGTGAAAAATGCCAAGGTGATTGCCCACAACATGCTGCTCGGCCTCGTCAAGCTCTATCCCAAGCATAAACGGTATTTTGTGAAAAATTACGATGCACTCAGCACCAGTCTCGACACACTCGACCGGCACATTGCGCTACAGCTTGCGCCTGTGAAGGGCTGCACCTTCATCGACTGGCACCCGTCGCTCAGCTATTTTGCCCGCGACTATGGCTTGCACCAGCTTGCCCTCGACAATGGCAAGGAGCCTTCGGCCCGCGACCTTGCCCGCCGCATCGACCTTGCCCGCAAGAGTGGTGCAAGGGTGATATTTGTGCAACGCCAGTTCGACAGCCGTGCAGCCTCGGCAGTCAACAAGCAGATAGGTTGCTCGGCGGTTGAGATCAACCCCATGAGTGGCGACTGGGCAGACGAAATGAGCAGGATCGCCAGTGCCCTGGCGGCAACGGCGCGGTGAGCGTGCCGTCTTCAAGTTGGGATTTACACTTAGTTTTCTTTTTTTTTGCCTTATGAGTGCTACAGCTTCCAAGATTATCGAGTTGCAAGACGTGAGCAAGGTCTATGGCCAGCTCGCTGTGGTGAGCCATGTGAGCGTGACCGTCGATCGTGGCGACTTTGTGATTGTGACCGGCCCCAACGGCGGCGGCAAAACCACCCTCATGCGCATGATGCTGCGGCTTGTGGCGCCCACGAGTGGCCGTGTGGTGTACTACGACGGCGATAGCCAGGTGCCACACTTGCGCTTTGGCTACTTGCCCCAGAAGAACATGATCGACAGCCGTTTCCCCGTCACCGTCGAGGAGGTGGTGGCCTCGGGCCTCAAGATGAGACCGCTGCACCGGCTCACGGCCGCCGAGCGCGCACTTGTGGTCGAGACCCTCGACCAGGTGGGACTGCAGCAGTTGCGCCGGCACACGCTGGGTGAGCTCTCGGGCGGACAGCTGCAACGTGCCTTGCTGGGGCGTGCCATCATAGGCCGCCCCGATGTGCTTGTGCTCGACGAGCCGCTCAGCTATCTCGACCAGCACTATGAGCAGCGCCTCTACCAGCTCATTGCTCAGCTCTCGCGCCACGCCACCATCATCATGGTGAGCCACGACGTGAGTGTGGTCTCGGCCATGGCCAATCGCCACTTCATCGTCGAGCGCACGCTGCACGAGTGCCAGTGCCACCATCACATGCTGGCCACGCGCTGCATCGACGCCGACCTGCCAGCAGCTTTCGGCCCAAAAACAACGGAGTGAAACCCGCGCGCTTGTGTGCGTTGAGTTTCACTCCGTGTGTTGTGGGGTTGTTGTGTCGTTGCTGCATGCCTTGCACGGCACAGCACGCTACTCGTCGTCTTCGGCGATGGGAATTTGACGCTTAAACACTTCTTTGAATGTGATGAGGGTCTCGGTGCGTCCCAGCCCAAGCTGCAAGAACTTGTTGTGAATCAGGCTCAGCAGGTGGTCGTTGTTGTGGGCGTAGAGCTTTACAAACATGTCGTATTTTCCCGTTGTAAAGTAGCACTCCACCACTTCGGGCATTTCTTTGAGGTGTTCCACAACCTCGTCAAACTTCGACGAGTCGTTGAGGTAGATGCCCACATAGGCGCACGTGTCATAGCCCACCGACGATGGATTGATGAGTGAAATACTGCCCCTTATCACGCCCAGGTTGTAGAGCTTCTGGATGCGCTGATGGATGGCCGCTCCACTCACGTTGCAGGCGCGAGCAATCTCGAGATACGGTTTGCGTGCATTCACAGCCAGCATCTTCAAGATTTTATAGTCGAGAGCGTCTAATTTTGAATTTGCCATAATGTGTTTTGTTATATTGTCATTAAATTATTAATTTAGTCGATAATTTCTCAAATTATTAAGTTGGCTATTTCGTCCAATTATCAATTATTTTGCAAATGTAAGAAAAATTTCTCATATGCTATTAAATTATAACATAATTTCGCCAAATTCTTTGCAATTTAAGAAAGTTGAACAATTATTGGTCGACAGTTTTCCTGTCGATGAGCGGCGGGATATGCTTGACTTTGAAAGGATTGCACGTGAAAACCCCCGTTTTTCCCTGCTCGGGGCTTTCGAGGGTAACAATGTGAAAGGATTTATCACCACTTGGGATTTTGATAGCTTCTGCTATGTGGAGCACTTTGCTGTCGACAGCTCGATGCGCAACCAGGGCATAGGCAGCCGTTTGCTCGACCACTTTGTCGCCCAAGCGGCGAAGCCGGTCATTCTCGAGGTGGAGCTCCCGGCCGACTTGCCTGCCTGCCGCCGCATCGCCTTCTACAAGCGTCACCGGTTTGTGTTGTGGGAGGATGTCGACTATGTGCAGCCGCCTTACTCGCCCTCGCGGCAAGCCTTGCCCATGCGCCTCATGACCCGCGGCTTCGACACGGCCGCAGCGGTCGAGCAGGCCGCGCGAGAGCTCAAGCGTGTCGTGTATGGCTGTATCGACGAGTAGCCGTGCCGTGAGCCACGACTGCCTTAAGCTTGACAGCTTTAAAACCTGTGTTTGAAATCAAGATAGAGCGAGCAAAAATTTCATCTGGGAATTGGATTGCTCGCTTTTCCTGTGTATCCTTTTTTGGGGGGGGGTAAGTTTGAATTTGGCGTTGACAATCGGCCGTTAAACAATTAGATTTTTTTGTCGACTGCCGCTGTTCAAGTCATGACTGGCGATGACTAAGTGTTGTGGGTGTGGATAGTTTAAAAATGTTGTAAAATTCACAAAATTTTTTTTGAATTGTTATATTTTTATTGTTTTTAAACAGAAATTCATTAATTTTGCGCTGACAATCTTAAACAATCAATCTTTCTAAATTGTTTTTGCATGAAAAAAGTAAACTTGATTTTCTGTGTTGTGTTCGGCATGCTGTCGATGGCCTGCTGGGCGCAAAACGCGGTAACAGCTGCCCCCGACAATCCTGGCCAACAGGTTGAAGGGCCTGCTGGCAGCACCCGGGCCGATGCGTGGAAACTGCAAGGCGGGGTGTGGACCGAAGGCAGCTGCAAGATGCCCGATGTGCAAAACCGTGGCTCGCGGGCCCCTGCCCGCAGCCTGGCGGCTGGCAAGACTCTGCTCTATGCCGAGTACTACAACAATGCCGACGGCATTCACCAGCTGGCTGATCTCATGGACACCGTTGTCACCTCGCAGCAAGGCGGCACGGCGCAGCTCAACGGCCTCTATGTGGGGGCCAACAAGATGACGATGACCTATACCGCCTCTACAGTGACTATTGCTGTGCAGCAGGTGTACAATCATCCCACCTACGGGCCTGTCTACATTTGTCCCATCGACTGGGACAAGAAGACCTACAGCACCACCGACCCCCTGCAGGGTACTATCGACGCCCAAGGCAACATTCACCTGGGCAGCTGGGGCCTCTTCCTGATTTCGGGTCAGTACAAGGGCGGCACTTTCGGTACTTTCAAGAGCACCGACTTGATGGCCACCAATGCAGTGATGACCAACGTGTACCAGACACCGGCCGACTCGGTCGAGACCTATCCCGTCTATATCGAGCAGCCTCGCGACAACCAGGTCTCGATCGTGAACTTCGGCGGCACCTCGGTGGCCGTGAATGCCTATGTCAATCCCGACAAGACTGTTGAGATTGCGCCGCAGTTCATCTACAGCACCCTCTCGCGCGGCGACTTCATGTGCTTCCCGGCCAACTGGGCCAAGAGCACCAGCTATATCGACGCCAGTATCGAGGGCACTGCCACCGATACCGAGATCGACCTGGGCAACTGGGGCGTCTTCAACGTGAGCAACAAGAAGTTGTGCCCCTATCCCTACAAGTCGTCGAAGATTGAATATGCCTCGGGCGTGGTTTCCTTCCCTCAGAAAAGTGTGCTTGACTGGACTGGCAGCGGCACCGAGGCCGACCCCTATGTGATAAAGACGCCCGACCAGCTCACGGCATTTGCTCAAAGTGTGACCCGTGGCAGCAGTTATGGAGGCAAGTGGGTGACTTTGGGTGCCGACATCGACATGAATAAGGCTGCAAGTGCCTACCGCCCGGCAGGCAACGGAGCCAGCCATCAGTTTCAGGGCACCTTCGACGGCAAGGGCTACACCATCAGGCACCTCGACATTTCGGCTGGCAAGGTCTCTTATACTGGTCTCTTTGCCTACGCCGGCGACTCGGCTACCCTCAGGAATGTGAACCTCGACAGCCTCTCGCTCACGAGCTACGGCACCTATGCCGGCGGCTTGGTGGCCTATAGCAAGGGCAACATCGACCATGTGCAGGTGACCCATGCGGCCATTGTGCACCACAATAGCTATGGCGGCGGCATCGTGGGCTATGTCAACAAGGCCAAAGTGAGTGACTGCGCCTTCGATGGCACGATTGCAGCCGGCGGCATCACTGGCGGCATCGCAGGCTATGCCAACTATTCAAGCTTGCTGCGCAACCATGCGGCGGTGAGCATGAGCTACGACGAGTGCTTCAATCAGTTCCAGCGTGGCGTGGGCGGCATTGTCGGCCACTTCAGCGCCACGGTGGGCGACCCCGACCAGACGCTGGCCGAGTGCTATGCCACAGGATCGGTCAGGGTGAGTGTGCCACAGGGCGTAGTGGGCGGCATCGTGGGTAACATGAGCGGCGACATGACGCGTTGCTTCAGCAATGTGGCCATCAATGCCCAAGTCACCAGTGCCCGTAATGGCATGGCGGGTGGCTTGGCTGGCATGATAAGCGGTGCCAAGCTGGCCGACTGCTACACCAGCAACGAGATCGTGAGCAGTGGCAACTGCAAGCAGGTGGGCGGTCTTGTGGGCTACATGCTCGACAACAGCAAGACGACCAACACGCTCGACCGCTGCTTAAACACGGGACAGGTGATCATGGCCACTGCAACCGGCCACGAAGGTCTCTATGGCATCCGTTTCAAGAAGACGGTGTTCACCGGTTGCTACTACGACAAGCAAATCACCAATACCGCACTCGACGACTCGCTCAGCTACATGGCTGCCACCACCAGCCAGCTCACCAGCGGAGTCCCCCTCACTGGCTACAGCACCGATGTGTGGACCTTTAAGAAGGGATTGTATCCACAACTCAAGGCGCTTGCCGGCACCGATGTGAGCAACTTGAGCGTTGCGCCTGTCATGCTTGCCGATGGCGAGACTACCACGAAGGTGAAGACGGCTTTCACCGTCTCGACACAAAACGGCATCGACTGGTACGTGTACGAAAACGATGCGCTCACCAAAAACGCTACGGGCCTTGTCATCAACGACAGCACGGTCACCCTCACCGGTGTGAGTGCTCCCTCGCTGCTTGTGGGCACGGCTGGCAATGGCAAGTATATTAAGTTTGTAAACGTGAAAACGGCCAATCCTACCGGCCTTGTGGGCACGGGCACCGAGAGCGACCCCTACCTGATCCAGTCTAAGGAGGACCTCATTGCCCTCAATGCTGCCGTCACCTCGAGCACGTCGCCGTTGCAGTTCACTGGCGACTACTTCCGCCAGACGTGCGACATCG
This window contains:
- a CDS encoding metal ABC transporter ATP-binding protein, giving the protein MSATASKIIELQDVSKVYGQLAVVSHVSVTVDRGDFVIVTGPNGGGKTTLMRMMLRLVAPTSGRVVYYDGDSQVPHLRFGYLPQKNMIDSRFPVTVEEVVASGLKMRPLHRLTAAERALVVETLDQVGLQQLRRHTLGELSGGQLQRALLGRAIIGRPDVLVLDEPLSYLDQHYEQRLYQLIAQLSRHATIIMVSHDVSVVSAMANRHFIVERTLHECQCHHHMLATRCIDADLPAAFGPKTTE
- a CDS encoding Lrp/AsnC family transcriptional regulator, producing MANSKLDALDYKILKMLAVNARKPYLEIARACNVSGAAIHQRIQKLYNLGVIRGSISLINPSSVGYDTCAYVGIYLNDSSKFDEVVEHLKEMPEVVECYFTTGKYDMFVKLYAHNNDHLLSLIHNKFLQLGLGRTETLITFKEVFKRQIPIAEDDE
- a CDS encoding GNAT family N-acetyltransferase, which translates into the protein MLLNYNIISPNSLQFKKVEQLLVDSFPVDERRDMLDFERIARENPRFSLLGAFEGNNVKGFITTWDFDSFCYVEHFAVDSSMRNQGIGSRLLDHFVAQAAKPVILEVELPADLPACRRIAFYKRHRFVLWEDVDYVQPPYSPSRQALPMRLMTRGFDTAAAVEQAARELKRVVYGCIDE
- a CDS encoding magnesium transporter CorA family protein, whose amino-acid sequence is MKEFLLFGKNFTKCDQWKPGCWVNISCPDQDELDYLRNLDVPESFITDISDADERPRTEIDGDWLLTVLRVPRQTSDDDIPFNTIPVGVITNGDLVIVLCYYKNIVVNDFIKYNSAKNIEIPNKLVLIMRLILSSAVWFLKYLKIINIDINNAEDGLEQSMHNEDLLRLRNLQKSLVYFNTSIRGNMTLLVRLRTLFQNSGLIDKDMIEDVDIELQQALNTVKVYSDILSGTMDAFASIISNNLNVIMKRMTSTSIILMLPTFIASLYGMNVALPFEHRAWAFTFIAALCVLFSVGAFFLFRRIKWF
- a CDS encoding metal ABC transporter solute-binding protein, Zn/Mn family, with protein sequence MKRRVDYMIPILASVAIVAIVAVMAAGCRLQQGEKPQVVVSIAPQRYLLEKIAGNKVDVLCLLEEQSNPENYEPKTSDMMKLERAQAYFTIGNIGYESAIVGKVRNNNPQLCIFDTSAGIKLLRGQDADDGEYDPHVWTSVKNAKVIAHNMLLGLVKLYPKHKRYFVKNYDALSTSLDTLDRHIALQLAPVKGCTFIDWHPSLSYFARDYGLHQLALDNGKEPSARDLARRIDLARKSGARVIFVQRQFDSRAASAVNKQIGCSAVEINPMSGDWADEMSRIASALAATAR
- a CDS encoding THUMP-like domain-containing protein; this encodes MTEIAGHRVDASMWSYIARHAGDDALKLMLRQEPGLSFDKRFAVLQVECRHKLRRKIPELLAHERFLFPKAVSAEQCTHQEVAKLHASLFDSAHTVLDLTMGLGVDDYYIASRVRALTAVELDPEIAAVGQYNFGFLNPNVKVLHADSVQLLKSMLPQEHYDAIFVDPARRGQDGRRLYGLSQCQPDVLAIMPLIARHCRRLVIKASPMLDISQSRADLGAPLAQVWAVSVKNECKELLFVLDFDSQPAGIVLHALNYDDGWHDFATTAAGGAAHDAAPGVPVAGGFLYEPHASVMKLGCHAAVQAATGTAQLAPNSHLYAGDRLVRDFPGRKFVVKEVIPFNGRQLKQLGKRCERLNIATRNFRLTPEALKKRLKVGDGGNDYLFATTLADGSAVLLLCEKI